The following proteins are encoded in a genomic region of Leptospira yasudae:
- a CDS encoding AbrB/MazE/SpoVT family DNA-binding domain-containing protein, translating into MKASVVKIGNSKGIRIPKAVLEECHIEEEVDLLIDNNKLIIVPLKSKPREGWEKQFKAMSSNKDDKLLIPDSIDLSDKDWEW; encoded by the coding sequence ATGAAGGCTTCAGTTGTAAAAATAGGCAATTCAAAAGGTATTCGAATCCCCAAGGCTGTTTTGGAAGAATGCCATATTGAAGAAGAAGTAGATTTACTAATCGATAATAATAAACTAATAATTGTTCCTCTAAAATCGAAACCAAGAGAAGGGTGGGAAAAACAATTTAAGGCAATGTCATCTAATAAAGATGATAAATTACTTATTCCAGACTCAATAGATTTATCAGACAAGGATTGGGAATGGTGA
- a CDS encoding type II toxin-antitoxin system PemK/MazF family toxin — translation MVISQYEVYLINLDPTVGHEIKKSRPCVIISPNEMNKTIGTIIIAPMTTKSRSYPTRVELTFQGKKGWIVLDQIRTVDKTRLAKKLGKIDPKTVNKMKLIIKEMLVD, via the coding sequence ATGGTGATTTCCCAATACGAAGTTTATTTGATAAATTTGGATCCAACGGTCGGGCATGAGATAAAGAAATCAAGACCTTGCGTAATAATCTCACCTAACGAAATGAATAAAACTATTGGGACAATCATTATTGCACCAATGACTACTAAATCACGATCTTATCCAACAAGAGTCGAATTGACATTTCAAGGAAAGAAAGGCTGGATTGTGTTAGATCAAATCCGAACCGTCGATAAAACACGTTTGGCAAAAAAGTTAGGAAAAATAGATCCAAAAACAGTTAATAAAATGAAGCTGATTATAAAGGAAATGTTGGTTGATTAA
- a CDS encoding ribbon-helix-helix protein, CopG family, with the protein MISLRLPPELEKKLSEVAKIENKSKSEVIKESLVYYIDNFAQKPSAYELGKKYFGQYKSGISDKSVNHQKYIKEAILKKQKGK; encoded by the coding sequence ATGATTAGTCTCCGCTTACCTCCAGAATTAGAAAAAAAGTTATCGGAAGTGGCTAAAATTGAGAATAAAAGTAAATCAGAAGTTATTAAAGAGTCTTTAGTTTACTATATTGATAATTTTGCCCAAAAGCCTTCCGCCTATGAATTAGGTAAAAAATACTTTGGCCAATATAAAAGTGGCATTTCAGATAAATCGGTAAATCACCAAAAGTATATTAAAGAAGCGATACTGAAAAAACAAAAAGGTAAATGA
- a CDS encoding type II toxin-antitoxin system VapC family toxin: protein MIKAIIDTGPIVAFFDESDIYCNDIRSFLKDFKGRLFTTLAVVTEVSYLLSDNKKTQNSFIEWIKDGAITILNQDNDHFPLIHHYMEKYSDRPMDFADASLVSLSEIYGIKDILTLDSDFLFYKTKKGKALNIINSEIIKS, encoded by the coding sequence ATGATAAAAGCAATTATTGATACTGGACCCATTGTAGCATTCTTCGATGAATCGGATATTTATTGTAATGATATTAGATCTTTTCTTAAAGATTTCAAAGGAAGATTATTCACAACTTTAGCTGTTGTAACGGAGGTTTCATATCTCCTGTCTGACAATAAGAAAACTCAGAATTCTTTTATTGAATGGATCAAAGACGGAGCGATTACAATTTTAAATCAAGATAATGATCATTTTCCATTAATTCATCATTATATGGAAAAATATTCAGATCGCCCGATGGATTTTGCAGATGCCTCTTTAGTAAGTCTTTCTGAAATTTATGGAATAAAAGATATTTTAACTTTAGATAGTGATTTCCTTTTTTACAAAACGAAAAAAGGAAAAGCTTTAAATATCATTAATTCTGAGATAATCAAATCTTAA
- the vapB gene encoding type II toxin-antitoxin system antitoxin VapB, whose amino-acid sequence MNKAKIFKNGDSQAIRLPKDYRFKGKEVYIRKDGDNVILTPIDDVVDRLWNTVNSFSEDLIIDRNQPSGYDKRNRI is encoded by the coding sequence ATGAATAAGGCTAAGATTTTTAAAAATGGAGACAGCCAGGCAATTCGCTTACCTAAAGACTATCGTTTTAAAGGTAAAGAAGTCTATATACGGAAAGACGGCGATAATGTTATTCTGACTCCAATAGATGATGTTGTTGATCGACTTTGGAATACAGTTAATAGTTTCTCTGAAGATCTGATTATTGATCGAAACCAACCAAGTGGCTACGATAAACGCAACAGAATATGA
- the vapC gene encoding type II toxin-antitoxin system tRNA(fMet)-specific endonuclease VapC, with protein sequence MTHYLLDTNICIYIINQKPDSVYKKFKKIKLENIFISSITEFELKYGVQKSLHFEKNLKVLEEFLSYLNILPFGSKDSNKAAKIRVDLERVGKPIGPFDLLIASQALSNKLTLVTNNEKEFNRIKELKIENWL encoded by the coding sequence ATGACTCATTACTTGTTAGATACTAATATCTGTATTTATATAATAAATCAAAAGCCAGACTCTGTTTATAAAAAATTTAAAAAGATCAAGTTGGAAAACATTTTTATTTCATCAATTACAGAATTTGAATTGAAGTATGGTGTTCAGAAAAGTCTTCATTTTGAAAAGAATCTAAAAGTCTTAGAAGAGTTTTTAAGTTATTTGAATATTCTTCCATTTGGTAGTAAAGATTCAAATAAGGCTGCAAAAATTCGAGTAGACTTAGAAAGAGTAGGAAAGCCGATTGGTCCTTTCGATCTCCTAATCGCTTCTCAAGCATTATCGAATAAACTTACTCTTGTAACGAATAATGAAAAAGAGTTTAATCGGATTAAAGAACTTAAAATTGAAAACTGGCTTTAA
- a CDS encoding helix-turn-helix domain-containing protein encodes MKLKTKNFDLLLNKELKNKDFKKEYEVLSNEFTLAKEIIKWRKKRNLTQKDLAERIGTSQPAIARIESGNYKNLSLSLINRLAKALDAEPVIHLKSKNA; translated from the coding sequence ATGAAACTTAAAACGAAAAACTTTGATTTACTTTTGAATAAAGAACTGAAGAATAAAGATTTTAAGAAAGAATATGAAGTCCTTTCTAATGAGTTTACTTTAGCTAAAGAAATCATTAAATGGAGAAAAAAAAGAAATTTAACCCAAAAAGACTTAGCTGAGAGAATAGGAACTTCTCAGCCAGCTATTGCACGTATTGAGTCAGGAAATTATAAAAACTTATCATTATCGTTAATTAATAGACTTGCAAAAGCATTAGATGCGGAACCGGTAATACATTTAAAAAGCAAAAACGCTTGA
- a CDS encoding RNA recognition motif domain-containing protein: MSSKLFVGGLSWSTTDQTLRQVFEAHGAIQEANIIVDRETGRSRGFAFVTFIDSNSAKAAVSELNGKDLDGRNIVVSVAEDKSKFDRNRSGNKKNRRDQW; encoded by the coding sequence ATGTCATCTAAATTGTTTGTAGGTGGACTTAGTTGGTCAACTACTGATCAAACTTTACGCCAGGTATTTGAAGCCCACGGTGCTATTCAAGAAGCCAATATAATAGTCGATCGAGAGACTGGAAGATCTAGAGGATTCGCTTTTGTAACCTTTATTGATTCGAATTCTGCGAAAGCGGCGGTTTCGGAGCTTAATGGTAAAGATCTAGATGGTCGAAATATCGTAGTTTCGGTTGCCGAGGATAAATCAAAATTCGATCGTAACAGAAGCGGCAATAAAAAAAATCGTCGCGATCAGTGGTGA
- a CDS encoding MFS transporter produces MNAAKSRNPLLICMLLGLGSVLGLSGIDLVLPSIPSLPDILGGDQTRAQFVIASFIAGTAIGMIVFGSVSSGISTSNLLFISLTLYALSSLSCSFSPSLDILIVLRFLQGMASSAPAVLAPGIVKNLFDEKGATKALGILGSVESLVPAFAPILGVWLLSFGTWKYSFFVTAALSAALAFVFLISRIDGSSIVSNNGKQGSYLNLLRSGTFQRYSLSQALNLGGLLVFVFGAPVVIVKTMNSDISKFAMMQTIGVAFFIFGAVSSSSLTKKIKSENLLLFGTVLSWVASILLILYSIFGNNDPNWILAIFPLMNLGLGLRGPTGFLKGVIAANGDDNRGSSLILLSIITVTAGGTALIAPFLHFGLISLSLFVAGLHSLACVILLFLPKLSID; encoded by the coding sequence ATGAACGCCGCTAAATCTAGAAATCCGCTTTTGATTTGTATGCTCCTCGGACTCGGTTCCGTTTTGGGACTTTCGGGCATCGATTTGGTTCTTCCCAGTATTCCCTCCTTGCCGGACATTTTAGGCGGAGATCAGACGCGCGCTCAGTTCGTAATCGCTTCTTTTATCGCTGGAACTGCGATCGGTATGATCGTCTTCGGAAGCGTCTCTTCCGGCATCAGCACCTCCAACCTCCTTTTTATTTCTCTCACGTTATACGCTCTTTCCTCTCTATCCTGTTCTTTCTCTCCAAGTCTCGATATTTTGATCGTTCTTCGCTTTTTGCAGGGAATGGCTTCTTCCGCGCCTGCGGTTTTAGCGCCCGGTATCGTAAAAAATCTTTTCGACGAAAAGGGGGCCACAAAAGCGCTCGGCATTCTCGGAAGTGTGGAGTCTTTGGTTCCCGCGTTCGCTCCGATCCTGGGCGTTTGGCTTTTGAGTTTTGGTACTTGGAAGTATTCTTTTTTCGTTACCGCAGCTCTTTCCGCCGCTTTGGCGTTCGTCTTTTTAATTTCTCGAATCGACGGTTCTTCGATCGTTTCGAATAACGGAAAGCAGGGTTCTTATCTGAACCTGCTTCGTTCCGGAACGTTTCAGAGATATTCTTTGAGTCAAGCCTTGAATTTGGGCGGGCTTCTCGTGTTCGTATTCGGGGCACCGGTCGTAATCGTCAAAACGATGAACTCCGATATTTCCAAGTTCGCGATGATGCAGACCATCGGGGTCGCTTTCTTCATTTTCGGCGCTGTTTCCTCCTCTTCCCTTACTAAGAAAATCAAATCGGAGAATCTTCTCCTATTCGGAACGGTTCTATCTTGGGTCGCTTCCATTCTGCTGATTCTATATTCAATTTTTGGAAATAACGATCCGAACTGGATTCTCGCAATTTTCCCGTTGATGAATTTGGGTTTGGGTCTTCGAGGGCCGACCGGGTTTTTGAAAGGAGTGATCGCAGCGAATGGCGACGACAATAGGGGATCTTCCTTGATCCTTCTTTCCATCATCACCGTGACCGCAGGGGGAACGGCGTTGATCGCTCCTTTTTTACATTTCGGTTTAATTTCCTTGAGTCTATTCGTCGCGGGCTTGCATTCTCTGGCGTGCGTGATTTTGCTTTTCCTGCCGAAGCTCTCTATCGATTGA
- a CDS encoding NAD(P)/FAD-dependent oxidoreductase, whose protein sequence is MIQELQLRVLPEVAGEDEALTAFVSKTLKINAQEIRHIEVVQRSIDARQRTVYFNLKVLVFIREDFVESPIPFPEFPNVSNAQEVIVIGAGPAGLFAALQLILSGFKPVLLERGKDVSKRPFDLKEVNIHHNVNEDSNYCFGEGGAGTYSDGKLYTRSKKRGNVRQILELLVGFGASKDILVEAHPHIGTNKLPKIVRKIREKIVEMGGEVHFEKRVTDFLLNGNSVQGVVTKDGDTFHAKNVILATGHSARDIFELLHQKGIELELKPIAVGVRVEHRQSLIDSIQYSCDVRSPYLPPSPYSIVKQINGRGVYSFCMCPGGVIAACATKPEEIVTNGWSSSKRARPTANSGIVVELKPEDFKPFAKHGPLAAMEFQKSIEHKAWIAGGRTQKAPAQKLADFVDGKISADLPRTSYTPGITSAALQEVLPDFVYQSLRKGFQEFDRSMKGYLTNDAVVHAPETRTSSPVCIPRDPISLQHIRIQGLYPCGEGAGYAGGIVSAAMDGIRSALACANSNA, encoded by the coding sequence ATGATCCAAGAACTTCAGCTTCGCGTTCTTCCGGAAGTCGCGGGAGAAGACGAAGCCCTCACGGCCTTCGTTTCTAAAACGCTGAAGATAAACGCGCAAGAGATCCGTCATATCGAGGTCGTTCAACGTTCGATCGACGCGAGACAAAGAACCGTGTACTTCAATCTGAAGGTTCTCGTTTTTATCCGGGAAGATTTCGTGGAATCTCCGATCCCTTTTCCCGAATTTCCGAACGTATCGAACGCGCAGGAAGTGATCGTGATCGGAGCGGGACCCGCGGGTCTTTTTGCAGCGTTGCAACTCATTCTTTCCGGGTTCAAACCCGTTCTTTTAGAAAGAGGTAAGGATGTTTCCAAACGTCCTTTTGATTTAAAAGAAGTCAATATTCATCATAACGTAAACGAGGATTCGAATTATTGTTTCGGAGAAGGCGGAGCCGGAACGTATTCGGACGGCAAACTTTATACGAGATCCAAAAAAAGAGGGAACGTTCGTCAGATTCTCGAGCTTCTCGTCGGCTTCGGTGCGAGCAAGGACATTCTCGTCGAAGCTCATCCTCATATCGGAACGAACAAACTTCCCAAGATCGTCCGTAAAATCCGCGAGAAGATCGTGGAAATGGGCGGAGAAGTCCATTTCGAAAAACGGGTCACCGACTTCTTATTAAACGGAAATTCCGTTCAAGGCGTCGTTACCAAGGACGGAGATACGTTCCATGCAAAAAACGTAATACTTGCCACGGGCCATTCCGCCCGGGACATCTTCGAACTTCTGCATCAAAAAGGAATCGAACTCGAACTGAAACCGATCGCGGTCGGAGTCCGAGTCGAACACCGCCAATCTCTTATCGATTCGATTCAATACAGCTGCGACGTTCGTAGTCCGTATCTTCCGCCTTCGCCCTACAGCATCGTAAAACAAATCAACGGAAGAGGAGTTTACTCTTTTTGCATGTGTCCCGGCGGCGTCATCGCTGCTTGCGCCACGAAACCGGAAGAAATCGTCACGAACGGTTGGTCATCTTCCAAACGAGCGAGACCGACCGCAAACTCGGGAATCGTCGTCGAACTGAAGCCGGAAGACTTTAAACCGTTCGCAAAACACGGTCCGTTAGCCGCGATGGAATTTCAAAAATCGATCGAGCACAAGGCTTGGATCGCGGGCGGCCGCACGCAAAAAGCGCCCGCACAAAAACTCGCCGACTTTGTGGACGGAAAAATTTCCGCCGACCTTCCGAGGACTTCTTACACTCCGGGAATCACTTCCGCGGCGTTGCAGGAAGTTCTTCCCGACTTCGTTTATCAATCGCTTCGGAAAGGATTTCAAGAATTCGATCGTTCGATGAAAGGTTATCTTACGAACGACGCGGTGGTGCACGCTCCGGAAACGAGAACTTCTTCTCCCGTTTGTATTCCGAGAGATCCGATTTCCTTACAGCATATCCGCATTCAGGGTTTGTATCCTTGCGGAGAAGGTGCGGGATACGCGGGCGGAATCGTTTCCGCCGCGATGGATGGAATTCGCTCCGCACTCGCTTGCGCGAATTCCAACGCGTGA
- a CDS encoding transporter — protein sequence MKFNAAILPFLFASIAAIGNAFYAYGQKKSTITVGPFLFLVPTLLICIALLIVSLFFYKPEGLKEYLIENRNYFWISGVGLYFTFLGFYLLYSRYGASYYILYAVLSILTTSIFVGVFLFSEKVNLYHYLSILSAFVAILLFNFGQNAAK from the coding sequence ATGAAATTCAACGCAGCCATTCTTCCTTTTTTATTCGCTTCGATCGCCGCGATCGGAAACGCGTTTTACGCGTACGGTCAAAAGAAATCCACGATTACGGTCGGTCCGTTTTTATTTCTCGTTCCCACCTTATTGATCTGCATCGCGCTATTGATCGTTTCCCTTTTCTTTTACAAGCCGGAAGGTTTGAAGGAATATCTGATCGAAAACAGAAATTATTTTTGGATCAGCGGAGTCGGGTTGTATTTTACGTTTTTAGGATTTTATCTTTTATACAGCAGATACGGCGCTTCGTATTACATCCTTTATGCGGTGCTTTCGATCCTGACGACTTCCATCTTCGTGGGCGTCTTTCTTTTTTCGGAAAAAGTGAATTTATATCATTATCTTTCGATTCTTTCCGCGTTTGTCGCGATTCTGCTTTTTAATTTCGGTCAGAACGCGGCAAAGTAA
- a CDS encoding DoxX family protein, whose amino-acid sequence MQPSDPSRKKILLYLLRTIVAFIFLQTLFYKFTAASESVAIFSKLGAEPWGRIGTGILELAASILLFLPDPRLRWTGALLGLGLMSGAILSHLFVIGIEQENDGGFLFFLALASAVVCALLLWLEKETLTDVLRKRNRK is encoded by the coding sequence TTGCAACCATCGGACCCTTCCCGCAAAAAAATCCTTCTCTATCTTCTGCGAACGATCGTCGCATTCATCTTTTTACAAACCCTTTTTTATAAGTTCACGGCCGCTTCCGAGTCGGTCGCGATCTTTTCCAAATTGGGCGCGGAACCTTGGGGAAGAATCGGAACGGGAATCTTGGAACTCGCCGCATCGATCCTACTCTTTCTGCCCGATCCGCGTTTGCGTTGGACCGGTGCCTTGCTTGGACTCGGTTTGATGTCGGGTGCGATTCTTTCCCATTTGTTCGTGATCGGAATCGAACAGGAAAACGACGGGGGGTTTTTATTTTTTCTCGCGCTTGCAAGCGCGGTCGTCTGCGCCCTACTTTTATGGCTGGAGAAAGAAACTCTAACAGATGTTTTGCGGAAACGAAACCGAAAATAA
- a CDS encoding long-chain fatty acid--CoA ligase yields MKTSTIPKIPSRTLYHVMKASAETFADSTAQYYKPDGKNYQPNSFKNLYETVQQIGCGLISLGLEHGTPIGLIADSGARWIWCSMGITNIGCVDVPRGTDSTAEDLRYILNHAECSIAFLENETALKKILSQKADFPHLKKVILFDQKGTIDNAEPFEVILLNDLIQKGKTWIQSKGKDEFHKRGSAVREDDLATIVYTSGTTGKPKGVMLTHKNIVFNVDGALQGDDLQIYPTDRSMAYLPPWHIAERLVETVCIRAGGAEAFTSITTLSQDLADIKPTLLLSVPRVWESLYNKIHDKVRSASPVQQALFGAFKEIAVTYYKHVSRLQGLEYSLVEQSTFASLWQKFISLWIVLLLWLPNQIAQLAFKKIKNGLGGELRFALSGAGALPQYIDTFFNAIGIPILEGYGMTELSGISTRRIFGEITVGTLGRCIPGVQIKLMDEKGNEITKPGVKGVAWHKGDHVMKGYYKEPEKTKEILSSDGWLNSGDLLAWTTSGELKYSGRAKDTIVLLGGENLEPEPIEFALVRSQFILQAMVVGHDQKTLGALIVPNEEALEKYLKDLRSKMLSEVKNLNGDADVISLFKNEIKNLVSNENGFKNFEKVSSFRILDKKFEPGDELTQTMKIKRNVVADKYKKEIEEMYR; encoded by the coding sequence ATGAAAACCAGTACGATCCCTAAAATTCCATCCAGAACACTATACCATGTTATGAAAGCGTCTGCGGAAACGTTCGCAGATTCTACCGCTCAATATTACAAACCGGATGGAAAGAATTATCAACCGAACAGCTTTAAGAATCTATATGAAACCGTTCAACAAATCGGCTGCGGTCTGATCTCTTTAGGACTCGAACACGGAACTCCGATCGGATTGATCGCGGATTCCGGCGCGCGTTGGATTTGGTGCAGCATGGGAATCACCAACATCGGTTGTGTGGACGTTCCCCGCGGAACCGATTCCACCGCGGAAGACTTACGTTACATTCTCAATCACGCGGAATGTTCGATCGCGTTTTTGGAAAACGAAACCGCATTGAAAAAAATCCTGAGTCAAAAAGCGGACTTCCCTCATCTGAAAAAGGTGATTCTATTCGATCAAAAGGGAACGATCGACAACGCGGAACCGTTCGAAGTCATTTTGTTAAACGACTTGATTCAAAAGGGAAAGACTTGGATCCAATCGAAAGGAAAGGACGAGTTCCACAAACGCGGTTCCGCAGTCCGAGAGGACGACTTAGCTACCATCGTCTATACTTCCGGAACCACGGGAAAGCCGAAAGGAGTGATGCTGACTCATAAGAACATCGTGTTCAACGTGGACGGTGCGCTTCAAGGGGACGATCTCCAAATCTATCCGACGGACAGAAGCATGGCCTATCTTCCTCCTTGGCATATCGCCGAACGTCTGGTGGAAACCGTTTGTATTCGTGCAGGCGGAGCGGAAGCGTTCACTTCGATCACCACGCTGAGTCAGGATCTCGCGGATATTAAACCGACATTGCTTCTTTCCGTCCCGAGGGTATGGGAAAGTCTTTACAACAAAATCCACGATAAGGTAAGAAGCGCCTCTCCCGTACAACAGGCGTTATTCGGAGCGTTCAAGGAGATCGCCGTCACCTACTACAAACACGTATCGAGACTGCAAGGTTTGGAATATTCTCTCGTGGAACAATCCACCTTCGCATCTTTATGGCAGAAATTCATTTCATTGTGGATCGTGCTTCTACTCTGGCTTCCGAATCAAATCGCGCAGCTCGCATTCAAAAAAATCAAAAATGGGTTGGGAGGAGAATTACGCTTCGCGCTTTCCGGAGCCGGAGCTTTGCCTCAGTACATCGATACGTTCTTCAACGCGATCGGAATCCCCATCTTGGAAGGATACGGTATGACCGAGTTGTCCGGAATCTCCACGAGACGAATTTTCGGCGAGATCACCGTGGGAACGCTGGGACGTTGTATTCCCGGAGTTCAGATCAAGTTGATGGACGAAAAAGGAAACGAGATCACAAAGCCGGGCGTCAAAGGAGTCGCGTGGCATAAGGGCGATCACGTAATGAAAGGATATTACAAGGAACCGGAAAAAACGAAGGAGATTTTGAGTTCGGACGGATGGTTGAACTCGGGGGATCTTTTGGCCTGGACGACTTCGGGAGAATTGAAATATTCCGGAAGAGCCAAGGATACGATCGTACTTTTAGGCGGGGAGAATTTGGAACCGGAGCCGATCGAGTTCGCGCTCGTTCGCAGTCAATTCATCCTACAAGCGATGGTGGTCGGACACGATCAGAAAACTCTCGGAGCGTTGATCGTTCCGAACGAAGAGGCTTTGGAGAAATATCTGAAGGATCTGCGTTCTAAAATGTTAAGCGAAGTGAAGAATCTAAACGGAGACGCGGACGTGATCTCTCTCTTCAAAAACGAGATCAAGAACCTCGTTTCCAACGAAAACGGATTCAAAAATTTCGAAAAGGTATCCAGCTTCCGGATTTTGGACAAGAAGTTCGAACCGGGCGACGAGCTCACGCAAACGATGAAAATCAAACGAAACGTGGTGGCGGATAAGTACAAAAAGGAAATCGAAGAGATGTATCGATAG
- a CDS encoding diguanylate cyclase: MYFVRDPDSRYLPEQFFSDLPNIPVQEVKNTTFGFGYDPVPYWLVFDVETPETIDREFTLAFHYPHLDQVDLYYRASNGAKSEFKTGDTLPFLSRPIENRLFLFPLPLGTKGKTRILVRVFTEGALSLSMTLYENKARIRDTKVELAKDSAFFGALAVMAFFNFFLYVGIRERYLLYYSFLILSVLIHQIILPGYAFEWFFQNQPVFINQFHLEAVAMMMIFMALFLSSYLETKKNSALLNLFLKGSLWVGVALGFLIPIVPGRYLIPFTSLFPLLQMTVIFLISFIRALRGDRKAIIFLTAWFFTLSGGIIFALSRFGFFLKDAPAIPFLQTGIILSVLFLSLALSERMRTIRKEKEEIEEYAGKLEELSYMDPLTRVFNRRYFDEQIRMAWSRASRHHSPLSLLMIDVDFFKQFNDTYGHVEGDRALVRVTREIRASLRRSHDMVTRYGGEEFAVILPDTPIEGAVVVALNILEKVEALEIVHIKSAFAKITVSIGIACTTESEIATVQDLVSISDQNLYQAKSLGRNRIQH, encoded by the coding sequence GTGTATTTCGTACGCGACCCGGATTCCCGTTATCTTCCCGAACAGTTTTTTTCCGACCTTCCAAACATTCCCGTACAGGAAGTGAAGAACACCACCTTCGGCTTCGGATACGATCCGGTTCCCTATTGGCTGGTGTTCGACGTGGAAACCCCGGAAACGATCGACCGGGAATTCACGTTAGCCTTTCATTATCCTCATTTGGATCAGGTGGATCTTTATTACCGCGCGTCGAACGGAGCCAAGTCGGAGTTTAAGACGGGAGACACGCTTCCGTTTTTGTCCAGACCGATCGAAAACAGACTTTTTTTATTTCCGCTTCCTCTGGGAACCAAAGGCAAGACGAGAATTCTCGTCCGCGTTTTTACGGAAGGCGCCTTGAGTCTTTCGATGACCCTTTACGAAAACAAAGCCAGAATCCGAGACACAAAAGTCGAACTCGCAAAAGACTCGGCTTTTTTCGGAGCGCTGGCCGTGATGGCTTTTTTCAACTTCTTTCTTTACGTGGGAATCCGGGAACGATATTTATTATATTATTCTTTTCTAATTCTTTCGGTTTTGATTCATCAGATCATTCTGCCGGGTTACGCGTTCGAATGGTTCTTTCAGAATCAGCCGGTCTTCATCAATCAATTCCATTTGGAAGCGGTTGCGATGATGATGATTTTTATGGCCTTGTTTCTTTCCTCGTATTTGGAAACGAAAAAGAACTCCGCCCTGCTCAACCTATTCCTAAAAGGTTCTCTTTGGGTCGGAGTTGCGCTCGGATTTCTCATTCCCATCGTTCCCGGACGGTATTTGATTCCGTTCACGTCTTTGTTTCCATTGTTGCAGATGACTGTGATCTTTCTGATTTCGTTTATCCGAGCTTTAAGGGGAGATCGGAAGGCGATCATCTTTTTAACGGCTTGGTTCTTTACGCTTTCCGGAGGAATCATCTTCGCGCTGAGCCGATTCGGATTCTTTCTCAAAGACGCGCCGGCGATTCCGTTTTTACAAACCGGAATCATTCTGAGCGTATTGTTTTTATCCCTCGCGCTTTCGGAACGAATGAGAACAATTCGGAAAGAAAAGGAAGAAATCGAGGAATATGCCGGAAAACTCGAAGAGCTTTCCTACATGGATCCGTTGACGAGAGTCTTCAACCGAAGATACTTCGACGAACAAATCCGCATGGCTTGGAGCCGGGCATCCAGACATCATTCTCCGCTTTCGCTTTTGATGATCGACGTGGACTTTTTTAAACAGTTCAACGATACGTACGGCCACGTCGAAGGGGACCGCGCGCTCGTCCGTGTTACAAGGGAAATCCGCGCGAGCCTCAGAAGATCGCACGATATGGTCACTCGATACGGAGGGGAAGAATTCGCCGTCATTCTTCCCGATACTCCGATCGAAGGGGCGGTCGTCGTCGCATTAAATATTTTGGAAAAGGTCGAAGCCTTGGAGATCGTTCATATCAAAAGCGCGTTTGCCAAGATAACGGTTTCGATCGGAATCGCCTGCACTACCGAATCGGAAATCGCAACCGTACAGGATTTGGTTTCGATTTCCGATCAGAACCTCTATCAAGCCAAAAGTTTGGGAAGAAACCGCATTCAACACTGA